A single Chryseobacterium shigense DNA region contains:
- a CDS encoding ATP-dependent DNA helicase RecQ, producing the protein MISQQDFQKLKYDTLKYFWGYDTFRDSQEAVIDSVINENDSLVLLPTGAGKSLCYQLPALLKEGTCLVISPLLALMKDQVSQLKHRGIEAEYLSSELDEYDAEAIYDRSKDGITKLLYVSPERLTNTQFLQNIEEIQLSFIAVDEAHCISEWGQDFRPSYQNIKEFRKNHPKIPCLALTATATPKVLEEIKNKLELKKPFVFQKSFKRENIRIFMDEVSDKFQRVFDILKHNNDSGIVYVRTRKDAEMLAEFLIKNQVKNVDYFHAGLTTKEKNAKQALWNKSDHHVLISTNAFGMGIDKDNVRFVIHFSPAPSLENYYQEIGRAGRDGKDSFAFLLWNKQELLNFDEILKNQTPNKDEFLKIITYLYSIFQVAEYELPEKVFQLNIQGIQNFTRLSKAKISNVLNFLHNQEIIYHNDNKSLSSLELLFNAEEIIDQLPQKDAYFIELLLRTVSGITTHKVMFSEQQVSNKIGVGIPLIKERLKELQQKNYLEYVDGALSSIKFLKPRDERVISGEYWKLFEHIQKNKIQKWEEIKFFIENSDYCKMKLILAYFGEKNTKNCGQCSVCEKNKQSIFGKNISQQIINLLAKKPSTIEDLSVQLNYHSKNNILENLIFLLDSGKVKMLNFRTYALSDSQ; encoded by the coding sequence ATGATTTCTCAGCAGGATTTTCAAAAACTAAAATATGATACCCTCAAATACTTTTGGGGTTATGATACTTTCAGAGATTCTCAGGAAGCAGTTATAGATTCTGTTATTAATGAAAATGACAGTCTTGTTCTTCTGCCTACCGGTGCAGGAAAATCACTCTGCTACCAACTTCCGGCCTTATTGAAGGAAGGTACCTGCCTTGTCATTTCCCCCCTTCTTGCACTCATGAAAGATCAGGTGAGCCAGCTTAAACACCGGGGCATTGAAGCAGAATATCTGTCTTCCGAACTTGATGAATATGATGCCGAAGCTATTTATGACCGCTCTAAAGACGGTATTACCAAGCTTTTATATGTATCTCCGGAAAGACTCACAAATACTCAATTTCTTCAGAATATTGAAGAGATACAGCTGTCATTTATTGCTGTAGATGAAGCCCATTGTATTTCAGAGTGGGGCCAGGATTTCCGCCCGAGCTATCAGAATATCAAAGAATTCAGAAAGAATCATCCTAAAATTCCATGTCTTGCTTTAACCGCTACCGCAACTCCAAAAGTACTGGAAGAGATTAAAAATAAACTGGAACTTAAAAAGCCGTTTGTTTTTCAGAAAAGCTTTAAAAGAGAAAATATCAGGATCTTTATGGATGAAGTCTCTGATAAATTTCAACGTGTATTTGATATTTTAAAGCACAATAATGACTCCGGAATTGTCTATGTAAGAACCCGGAAAGATGCAGAAATGCTGGCAGAATTCCTTATAAAAAACCAGGTAAAAAACGTAGATTATTTTCATGCCGGCTTAACCACGAAAGAAAAAAATGCAAAACAGGCTCTCTGGAATAAAAGTGATCACCATGTCCTGATTTCAACCAATGCTTTCGGTATGGGGATAGACAAGGATAATGTCCGCTTTGTAATTCATTTCTCCCCGGCACCATCATTGGAAAACTATTATCAGGAGATCGGGAGAGCAGGAAGAGACGGTAAAGACAGCTTTGCATTCCTTCTCTGGAACAAACAGGAACTGCTCAATTTTGATGAAATTTTAAAAAATCAGACTCCTAATAAAGATGAATTTCTAAAAATCATTACTTATCTCTACTCTATTTTTCAGGTAGCAGAATATGAGCTGCCGGAAAAAGTTTTCCAGCTGAACATTCAGGGAATTCAGAATTTCACCAGACTGTCAAAAGCAAAGATCAGTAATGTTCTCAATTTCCTGCATAATCAGGAGATCATCTATCATAATGATAACAAAAGCCTGTCTTCACTGGAACTTCTCTTCAATGCTGAAGAAATAATAGATCAGCTTCCACAGAAAGATGCTTATTTCATAGAGCTTCTGCTTCGTACGGTCTCAGGAATTACCACACATAAGGTAATGTTCAGTGAACAGCAGGTCAGCAATAAAATCGGAGTAGGTATTCCACTGATTAAAGAACGGCTTAAAGAGCTTCAACAGAAAAATTATCTGGAATATGTAGACGGAGCCCTGTCAAGCATCAAATTTCTGAAACCTCGTGATGAAAGGGTAATCAGTGGAGAATACTGGAAACTTTTTGAACATATTCAAAAAAATAAAATACAGAAGTGGGAAGAGATTAAGTTTTTTATAGAAAATAGTGATTACTGTAAAATGAAACTAATACTTGCTTATTTTGGAGAAAAAAACACAAAAAACTGTGGACAATGTTCAGTTTGTGAAAAAAACAAGCAATCTATTTTCGGAAAAAATATTTCCCAGCAGATCATTAATTTATTGGCAAAAAAGCCTTCTACCATTGAAGACCTTTCTGTTCAGCTTAACTACCATTCTAAAAACAATATTTTAGAAAACCTGATTTTCCTGTTAGATTCAGGAAAAGTAAAAATGCTGAATTTCAGAACGTATGCATTAAGTGATTCACAGTAA
- the fmt gene encoding methionyl-tRNA formyltransferase gives MKSLKVVFLGTPEFAKTSLEAIHQSNHEVVGVVTVADKASGRGQKVNQSPVKVYASKNNIPVFQPEKLRNPEFLEELRRLNADVFVVVAFRMMPKVLFEMPAMGTFNLHASLLPDYRGAAPINYAVINGEERTGATTFFINEKIDEGNILLQEELEILPDENAGSLHDRLMVMGSKLVVKTLDGLAENSITEKPQPDVDHPKNAYKIFKEDTRINWKAPSKKIHQFILGMSPYPAAFTTIKIGEEEKGLKIFAGKFEITDHGKTSGILDISKNEFKIYTEDGIYFPQELQLEGKKRMTVKDFLNGFRNFDEISL, from the coding sequence ATGAAATCATTGAAAGTTGTTTTTTTAGGAACTCCGGAATTTGCGAAAACTTCTTTGGAGGCAATCCATCAGTCAAATCATGAAGTTGTAGGTGTTGTAACTGTGGCGGATAAAGCCAGCGGGCGTGGTCAGAAAGTCAACCAGTCACCGGTAAAAGTTTATGCTTCAAAAAATAATATCCCCGTTTTTCAGCCAGAAAAATTGAGAAATCCTGAATTTTTGGAAGAACTTAGAAGACTTAATGCTGATGTTTTTGTAGTGGTTGCTTTCAGAATGATGCCGAAAGTTCTTTTTGAAATGCCTGCAATGGGGACTTTCAATCTTCATGCTTCACTGCTTCCTGATTACAGAGGAGCAGCCCCTATTAATTATGCTGTTATCAATGGTGAAGAAAGAACAGGTGCAACTACATTCTTTATTAATGAAAAAATAGATGAGGGAAATATTCTTCTCCAGGAAGAGCTTGAAATTTTACCGGACGAAAACGCAGGAAGTTTACACGACAGATTAATGGTAATGGGCTCAAAACTGGTTGTAAAAACACTTGACGGTCTGGCAGAAAATTCCATTACTGAAAAACCTCAGCCTGATGTGGATCATCCTAAAAATGCCTACAAGATATTTAAAGAAGATACCAGAATTAACTGGAAAGCCCCGTCAAAAAAAATTCACCAGTTTATCCTTGGAATGTCACCGTATCCTGCTGCTTTTACAACTATAAAAATTGGTGAAGAAGAAAAAGGATTAAAAATATTCGCAGGAAAATTTGAAATTACAGATCATGGAAAAACTTCCGGAATTCTGGATATTTCCAAGAATGAATTCAAGATTTATACAGAAGATGGGATTTATTTTCCACAGGAACTTCAGCTTGAAGGGAAAAAGAGAATGACTGTAAAGGACTTTCTGAATGGTTTCAGGAACTTTGATGAGATAAGTTTGTGA
- a CDS encoding Crp/Fnr family transcriptional regulator yields the protein MTESLKRHIREYIEISDEKLEKYSSAFKIEKIKKKEFLLKEGDICEAEGFVLNGCLKVFRTDKNADEQILYFGIENWWISDIDSFINKIPSQLNIQAIEDSEILLISKEDKERLYQEIPEIERLMRLKFQMSIIALQRRIIDNLSKPSDERYQDFLKEYPKTAHRLTNIQIAAYLGVTPEFISRIRRKIVNKS from the coding sequence ATGACAGAATCTTTAAAAAGACACATCAGAGAATATATTGAGATTTCAGATGAAAAGCTTGAAAAATACAGCAGTGCTTTTAAAATTGAGAAAATAAAGAAAAAAGAGTTTCTTTTAAAAGAAGGAGACATCTGTGAGGCTGAAGGATTTGTACTGAACGGATGTCTTAAAGTTTTCCGGACAGACAAAAATGCCGATGAGCAGATTTTATATTTTGGAATAGAAAACTGGTGGATCTCGGATATTGACAGTTTCATCAATAAAATTCCATCCCAGCTCAATATCCAGGCTATTGAAGACAGTGAAATTCTTTTGATTTCGAAGGAAGATAAAGAGAGGCTCTATCAGGAAATTCCGGAAATTGAAAGACTGATGAGGTTAAAGTTTCAGATGTCAATCATTGCTCTGCAACGTAGAATTATTGATAATTTAAGCAAACCTTCCGACGAACGTTACCAGGATTTTTTGAAGGAATATCCCAAAACGGCTCACCGCCTTACCAATATCCAGATTGCCGCTTATCTGGGTGTTACCCCTGAATTTATCAGCAGGATCCGCCGGAAAATTGTGAACAAGAGCTGA
- the ribB gene encoding 3,4-dihydroxy-2-butanone-4-phosphate synthase, whose protein sequence is MSDIKLNTIPEAIEDLKNGKIIIVVDDEDRENEGDFLCAAELTTPEIINFMAFHGRGLICMPLPEKRCDELGLEVMVSRSSDPKETAFTVSVDLLGNGTSTGISAGDRAKTILALMDEKSKPTDFMRPGHIFPLRARKGGVLKRAGHTEAAIDLTSLAGLKEGGVICEIMNDDGTMSRLPELHAFAQKHDMKIVSIEDLIHYQLKKGNLIERLEERKVKTAYGDFDFFAFRETSNEQIHFALTKGSWTVDEPVLVRVQSSDSYFDVLTRLNNGEKPLLEKVTNMINEAGKGAVIFINNVSNSENTLRKLQQFLNYQDGQEQHPTLAYNYRDYGIGTQILKNLGINKFKVITQNPNIKPQVGGYDVEVTELVQL, encoded by the coding sequence ATGTCTGATATTAAATTGAATACTATTCCAGAGGCCATCGAAGACCTTAAAAATGGTAAAATAATCATAGTAGTGGATGATGAAGACAGAGAAAACGAAGGTGATTTTCTTTGTGCTGCGGAACTGACAACGCCGGAAATTATCAACTTTATGGCATTCCACGGAAGAGGGCTGATCTGTATGCCACTTCCGGAAAAAAGATGCGATGAGCTTGGCCTTGAAGTAATGGTAAGCAGAAGCAGCGATCCTAAAGAAACAGCTTTTACCGTTTCTGTAGACCTTCTTGGTAACGGAACTTCCACAGGGATTTCTGCCGGTGACAGAGCCAAAACAATTCTTGCTTTAATGGATGAAAAATCCAAGCCGACAGATTTCATGAGACCGGGTCATATTTTCCCGCTTCGTGCAAGAAAAGGAGGAGTATTGAAAAGAGCGGGGCATACCGAAGCTGCCATTGATCTTACAAGCCTTGCAGGATTAAAAGAAGGAGGAGTAATCTGTGAAATCATGAATGATGACGGAACCATGTCACGTTTACCGGAACTTCACGCTTTTGCTCAGAAACATGATATGAAAATTGTTTCCATTGAAGATCTGATCCATTATCAGCTTAAAAAAGGAAACCTTATTGAAAGACTGGAAGAAAGAAAAGTGAAAACGGCTTACGGTGATTTTGATTTCTTCGCATTCAGGGAAACATCCAATGAACAGATCCATTTTGCACTGACAAAAGGTTCATGGACGGTTGACGAGCCTGTTTTGGTAAGAGTTCAGTCTTCAGATTCTTATTTTGATGTATTGACAAGACTTAACAACGGTGAAAAACCTTTGCTGGAAAAAGTAACCAACATGATCAATGAAGCCGGAAAAGGAGCTGTAATTTTCATCAATAACGTTTCCAATTCTGAAAACACACTGAGAAAACTTCAGCAGTTCCTGAACTATCAGGACGGGCAGGAGCAGCATCCTACGCTGGCATACAATTACAGAGATTACGGTATCGGAACTCAGATCCTGAAAAACCTGGGCATCAATAAATTCAAGGTAATCACGCAAAACCCTAACATAAAGCCACAGGTTGGCGGATATGATGTAGAGGTTACGGAGCTGGTTCAGCTGTAA
- a CDS encoding LLM class flavin-dependent oxidoreductase, with the protein MKNFEISVLDLAPVKQGKSIHDTFQDSLSLANHTENLNYKRFWLAEHHNMESIASSATSVLIGFIANGTKTIRVGSGGIMLPNHSSLIIAEQFGTLESLFPGRIDLGLGRAPGTDGLTAQALGRNPSIINQQFPRQILELQRYFSKDNSDALVRAIPGEGLDIPLYILGSSTDSAWLAAELGLPYAFAGHFAPEQMEMAFNIYRENFQPSEQLDKPYIMACINGIAAETSEEAHKISTTLFQAFINIIRNDRKPFAPPVDDMDDIWSPMEKTMVLQKLKYTLIGNQAEIEEKLKNFQEKFNVDELIINSHIYDHQKRLRSYEIFRDAANSLSKA; encoded by the coding sequence ATGAAAAATTTTGAAATATCGGTGCTTGATCTTGCTCCCGTAAAGCAGGGGAAAAGCATTCATGATACCTTTCAGGACAGTTTGTCTTTGGCAAACCACACTGAAAATTTAAATTATAAAAGATTCTGGCTTGCCGAACATCACAATATGGAAAGTATTGCAAGCTCTGCAACCTCAGTTCTGATTGGTTTTATTGCCAACGGAACAAAAACAATTAGAGTAGGCTCCGGCGGAATCATGCTTCCCAACCACAGTTCATTAATCATTGCCGAACAGTTCGGAACACTGGAATCCCTTTTTCCGGGAAGAATAGATCTTGGCCTGGGAAGAGCTCCCGGAACTGATGGGCTTACTGCTCAGGCTTTGGGGAGAAATCCATCGATCATCAATCAACAGTTTCCGAGACAGATCTTAGAACTTCAAAGATATTTTTCCAAAGATAATTCAGATGCCTTAGTTCGTGCCATTCCCGGTGAAGGGTTGGATATTCCGCTTTACATTCTGGGATCAAGCACAGACAGTGCTTGGCTGGCTGCAGAATTAGGACTTCCGTATGCTTTTGCAGGACATTTTGCTCCCGAGCAGATGGAAATGGCATTCAACATTTACAGGGAGAATTTTCAGCCTTCGGAACAGCTGGATAAACCTTACATAATGGCATGCATCAATGGAATAGCAGCAGAAACTTCGGAAGAGGCTCATAAAATTTCCACCACTTTATTCCAGGCGTTCATCAATATCATAAGAAATGACAGAAAGCCTTTTGCTCCACCTGTAGATGATATGGATGATATCTGGTCGCCAATGGAAAAAACGATGGTGCTTCAGAAACTGAAATACACATTAATAGGAAATCAGGCAGAAATTGAAGAAAAGCTGAAAAATTTTCAGGAAAAATTCAATGTTGATGAATTAATTATCAATTCACATATCTACGATCATCAAAAGAGGCTTAGGTCTTATGAGATTTTCAGAGACGCAGCCAACTCTTTATCCAAAGCCTAA
- a CDS encoding endonuclease/exonuclease/phosphatase family protein, protein MKIATLNIDWARKKGSLKTTEFLNQFDFDFLILTEAVDLNLKNFPYKYLCSPIPENVVYENLNYSQYLKDEKAFRTILYSKIPYLKKYQVTDDKTNLALEFETEFGSIVFYCTIIGTWFNRKPFVDNELQNTIQNCRKIHSMNPNLFIIGDLNTSFRKAEEKFSINSKITKSLKNLFEDLNLINTTLEIKENIDHIIVPDTFKNNIIEVDTFINKDVLSDHKGVYISITTPSKS, encoded by the coding sequence TTGAAAATTGCAACACTCAACATAGATTGGGCAAGAAAAAAAGGATCTTTAAAAACTACAGAATTTTTGAATCAGTTTGATTTTGATTTTCTTATTCTGACAGAAGCTGTTGATCTTAATCTTAAAAATTTTCCGTACAAATATCTCTGTTCGCCAATTCCTGAAAATGTTGTTTATGAAAATCTCAATTACTCACAATATTTGAAGGACGAAAAAGCTTTCCGAACTATTTTATATTCAAAGATTCCCTATTTGAAAAAATATCAGGTAACGGATGACAAAACCAATCTCGCGCTAGAGTTTGAAACAGAATTTGGAAGCATCGTTTTCTATTGTACAATCATCGGAACTTGGTTTAATCGAAAACCTTTTGTCGATAATGAATTGCAAAATACTATTCAGAATTGCAGGAAAATTCATTCAATGAATCCAAACCTTTTTATTATCGGCGATTTGAATACTTCATTTAGAAAAGCTGAAGAAAAATTCTCTATTAATTCCAAAATAACAAAATCATTAAAAAATCTTTTTGAAGATTTAAATTTGATCAATACAACTCTAGAAATCAAAGAAAATATTGATCATATTATTGTGCCTGATACATTTAAGAATAATATTATTGAAGTTGATACTTTTATAAACAAAGATGTTCTGAGTGACCATAAAGGAGTTTATATTTCCATAACAACCCCTTCAAAAAGCTAA
- a CDS encoding helix-turn-helix domain-containing protein encodes MNNHFFDLIEHTNRSIFLTGKAGTGKTTFLNDFVKKTRKKYIVVAPTGIAAINAGGVTIHSMFGLPLRTFLPTTDRIDGSLANNIADLMPHFKYRKDKLKLLREVEVLIIDEVSMLRADVLDMMDFSLRFIRRNNQRFGGVQMLFIGDLYQLPPVVRDEHILKMCYQSPFFFDSLAVKDIPLLTIELTKVYRQSDEKFLEILNAIRDGDVANINFEDLNKRYDPDFKAGTESYVYLCSHNKMADEINQEKLDEIDLTVKTYEAKLFGDFKENQFPNEQFLELKIGAQVMFIRNDISGEKKYFNGKLGEVCALDDNEIKVILDGSEREITVKREVWEQKKYFLDTEKNIKEEVLGSFEQFPIKLAWAVTIHKSQGLTFDNVIIDAGKSFTAGQVYVALSRCRTLEGIVLKSKITPEVIFKDNRIMQFQGSTLANDNVEAILNREKYDYSIKKVLRTVNCLWFLHEVEEWNKLSVATKSIDHVKTNQLYLQLKHETVNLGKIFEKLERVISQKVNNFIENKEEWSDIESKTKGAVNFFFTEIRDKVFNPLKEFYAEIKGAKGLKQYNEEFRNWLEDTEEYLNSLKEIHLLETKLLDEKNDQEINMKIAKVPSQVLTFQLFEQGKTIGEIALERGLVKETVIGHLAKFAEQGLLDISRVITSDKIKAFEEEFYKNPHETLTEWKNALPNDFEFNEIRILINHYNFKKEKSNS; translated from the coding sequence ATGAACAATCATTTTTTTGACTTAATAGAGCATACGAACAGAAGCATTTTTCTTACAGGAAAAGCCGGGACCGGGAAAACCACCTTCCTTAATGACTTTGTGAAAAAGACAAGGAAAAAGTATATTGTGGTTGCACCTACGGGAATTGCCGCGATCAATGCAGGAGGAGTTACCATTCACTCTATGTTTGGATTGCCTTTAAGGACGTTTTTACCTACTACGGACCGTATTGATGGAAGTCTGGCAAATAATATTGCCGATCTGATGCCTCATTTCAAATACAGAAAAGATAAGCTTAAACTTTTAAGAGAAGTAGAAGTTCTTATTATTGATGAGGTTTCCATGTTGAGAGCAGATGTTCTTGATATGATGGATTTCTCGCTGAGGTTTATCAGGAGAAACAACCAACGGTTCGGTGGGGTGCAGATGCTGTTCATTGGGGATCTTTACCAGCTTCCTCCGGTGGTGAGGGACGAGCATATTTTAAAAATGTGCTACCAGTCACCATTTTTTTTCGACAGTCTTGCTGTTAAAGATATTCCGCTTCTCACGATTGAATTAACGAAGGTTTACAGACAGTCGGATGAAAAATTTCTGGAAATCCTGAACGCGATCCGTGACGGTGATGTAGCCAATATCAACTTTGAAGATCTTAACAAACGGTATGATCCGGATTTTAAAGCAGGAACTGAATCTTACGTTTACCTGTGTTCTCACAACAAGATGGCAGATGAAATCAACCAGGAAAAACTGGATGAGATTGACCTGACGGTTAAAACGTATGAAGCCAAGCTTTTCGGAGATTTCAAGGAAAATCAGTTTCCAAACGAGCAGTTTTTGGAACTGAAGATTGGAGCACAGGTCATGTTCATCAGAAATGATATCAGTGGTGAGAAAAAGTATTTCAATGGAAAATTGGGTGAAGTTTGTGCTTTAGATGATAATGAGATCAAAGTTATTCTTGATGGTAGCGAAAGAGAAATTACCGTAAAGAGGGAAGTCTGGGAACAGAAAAAATATTTCCTCGATACCGAAAAAAATATCAAAGAAGAAGTTTTAGGCAGCTTCGAACAGTTTCCGATAAAGCTGGCGTGGGCGGTTACCATTCATAAAAGTCAGGGATTGACGTTTGATAATGTGATTATTGATGCAGGGAAGAGCTTCACAGCCGGTCAGGTTTATGTAGCCCTTTCAAGGTGCCGTACGCTGGAAGGAATTGTTTTAAAATCCAAAATTACGCCTGAAGTTATTTTTAAGGATAACAGAATCATGCAGTTTCAGGGGAGTACCCTTGCCAATGATAATGTAGAAGCCATCCTGAACCGTGAAAAATATGATTACAGCATTAAAAAAGTTCTTCGTACCGTAAATTGCCTGTGGTTTCTGCATGAAGTGGAAGAATGGAACAAGCTTTCCGTTGCTACAAAAAGTATAGATCATGTAAAGACTAACCAGCTTTATCTTCAGCTGAAACATGAGACAGTTAACCTCGGAAAAATCTTTGAAAAACTGGAACGGGTAATTTCCCAGAAAGTCAATAATTTTATTGAAAATAAGGAAGAATGGTCTGATATTGAAAGCAAAACCAAAGGAGCCGTTAATTTCTTTTTTACAGAAATCCGGGATAAGGTTTTCAATCCGCTGAAAGAATTTTATGCTGAAATTAAAGGAGCCAAAGGTCTGAAACAGTATAATGAAGAATTCAGGAACTGGCTGGAAGACACGGAAGAATATCTGAACAGCTTAAAGGAAATTCATCTGCTGGAAACGAAACTTTTAGATGAAAAAAATGATCAGGAAATCAATATGAAGATCGCAAAAGTTCCTTCACAGGTTTTGACTTTTCAATTGTTTGAACAGGGGAAAACCATCGGTGAAATTGCTCTGGAAAGAGGTCTGGTAAAAGAAACTGTGATCGGCCACCTGGCAAAATTTGCAGAACAGGGATTGCTGGATATTTCAAGAGTGATTACCTCTGATAAGATTAAGGCATTTGAAGAAGAATTCTATAAAAACCCCCATGAAACCTTAACGGAATGGAAGAACGCATTGCCAAATGATTTTGAGTTTAATGAAATCAGGATTCTGATTAATCATTATAATTTTAAGAAAGAGAAATCAAATTCTTAG
- a CDS encoding gamma carbonic anhydrase family protein has protein sequence MAIVKELLGKTPQIGEGTFLAETATIIGDVTMGENCSIWYNAVIRGDVHYIRMGDKVNVQDNAMLHCTYQKHPLNIGNNVSIGHNAIVHGCTIKDNVLIGMGAIVMDACLVEENSIVGAGSVVTQGTHIKSGEVWGGVPARKIKDISTQLLEGEVNRIADNYVKYSSWYKENLEV, from the coding sequence ATGGCAATTGTAAAAGAACTTTTAGGAAAGACACCTCAGATAGGAGAGGGTACATTTTTGGCAGAAACGGCTACCATTATAGGGGACGTTACGATGGGGGAGAACTGCAGTATCTGGTACAATGCGGTGATCAGAGGGGACGTTCATTACATCAGAATGGGAGATAAGGTAAATGTTCAGGACAATGCCATGCTGCACTGTACCTATCAGAAGCATCCTTTAAATATAGGAAACAATGTTTCCATCGGGCACAATGCCATTGTTCATGGCTGCACCATCAAAGATAATGTACTTATAGGTATGGGCGCCATCGTTATGGATGCCTGCCTGGTAGAAGAAAATTCCATCGTAGGAGCAGGTTCTGTAGTAACGCAGGGAACTCATATCAAATCAGGAGAAGTCTGGGGGGGAGTTCCTGCAAGGAAAATCAAAGATATTTCTACCCAATTACTGGAAGGGGAAGTCAACAGGATTGCAGATAATTATGTGAAGTATTCTTCGTGGTATAAGGAAAATCTGGAAGTTTAA
- a CDS encoding NifU family protein yields the protein MRTILIEPTENTKVMKFVADYNLIPGSLELDRSSDISEIPLAQELFNYPFVERIFITANFVAVAKQDTIEWEHVAESLKNVIEDELLANPRIYLQKRKEMYQIYAEMTPNPNAMKFVSNKLLIEGFVEVKSKEGAEGVPLAQAIFNEFDFAKEVFISDNFVAVTRDNSVEWHQVMMAVRGFIAEYLQSGGEISNLEPQKHENPVEKIINREYTDDEQKISDILNEYVAPAVENDGGKISLMEYDQENKTAKMLLQGACSGCPSSTATLKNGIENILKQFVPDLVEKVEAVNG from the coding sequence ATGCGTACGATACTTATAGAACCAACCGAAAACACGAAAGTGATGAAATTTGTCGCGGATTATAACCTGATCCCGGGATCTTTAGAGTTGGACAGAAGTTCAGATATTTCAGAAATTCCTTTAGCCCAGGAACTTTTCAATTATCCTTTTGTGGAAAGAATTTTCATTACGGCTAATTTTGTAGCTGTAGCCAAACAGGATACCATAGAATGGGAACATGTGGCGGAAAGCCTTAAAAATGTAATTGAGGACGAATTATTGGCCAACCCGAGAATTTACCTTCAGAAAAGAAAGGAAATGTACCAGATCTATGCGGAAATGACACCTAATCCCAATGCGATGAAGTTTGTTTCCAACAAACTGCTTATAGAAGGATTTGTGGAAGTGAAATCAAAAGAGGGAGCAGAAGGCGTTCCTTTGGCTCAGGCTATTTTTAATGAATTCGATTTTGCAAAAGAAGTCTTCATTTCTGACAATTTTGTTGCCGTAACAAGAGATAATTCTGTAGAATGGCATCAGGTAATGATGGCTGTACGCGGTTTTATTGCCGAATATCTTCAGAGTGGAGGTGAAATTTCAAATCTTGAGCCTCAGAAACATGAAAATCCTGTTGAAAAAATCATCAACAGGGAATATACTGATGACGAGCAGAAAATCTCAGACATTCTAAATGAATATGTAGCTCCTGCAGTAGAAAATGATGGCGGAAAAATCTCTCTTATGGAATATGACCAGGAAAACAAAACCGCTAAAATGCTGCTACAGGGAGCCTGTTCCGGATGCCCAAGCTCTACCGCTACTTTGAAAAACGGAATTGAGAATATTTTAAAACAATTCGTTCCTGATTTGGTGGAAAAAGTGGAAGCTGTAAACGGATAA